A region of bacterium DNA encodes the following proteins:
- a CDS encoding DoxX family protein: MIPRSEPDRPVTLIQLSALTLLRVAVGWHFLYEGVAKIYTPDWTSKGFLAISKWIFSPIFHWIADTPSVLSVVDFLNIWGLTLIGLGLMAGLLTRPSAVFGIVLLFLYYVANPPFIGMDYGVITEGSYLIVDKNLVELIALIVVALFPTGTFLGLDRYVAYLRLKRTGDSVAQPLPKEASQQTGENHDTPPSIGRRELFKSLATFPVLGIFIIAVLRKLGWESYEEKRLKEFQADAVSRATAKTFSFTSMENLKEKVPQAQIKNLGLSRVILGGNLINGFVHARDLLYVSNLVKAYHHKAKIFETFMLAEKCGINAFLTNPILSGVMDEYWRRGIGKIKFIPNTTSDNIIEGAKRCVDFGASACYVHGASADQYAREGNVEPVGKAIDLIRQNGIPAGIGAHDLYTVKKCVEQGVIPDFWVKTLHRTDYWSARLEGAKEGLGDHDNLWCTEPEETIEFMGTLSQPWIAFKVLAAGAIEPKEGFKYAFDGGADFICVGMYDFQIVDDVNIAMEVLGGKLDRKRPWYA; the protein is encoded by the coding sequence ATGATACCTCGCAGCGAACCGGACCGACCCGTTACCCTCATTCAGCTTTCCGCTCTCACGCTGCTCCGCGTGGCTGTCGGATGGCACTTTCTCTACGAGGGTGTCGCCAAGATTTATACCCCTGACTGGACATCCAAGGGATTTCTCGCCATTTCCAAGTGGATATTCTCCCCGATATTCCACTGGATTGCTGACACACCCTCCGTCCTTTCCGTAGTCGATTTCCTCAACATCTGGGGACTCACACTCATCGGACTGGGACTCATGGCCGGTCTGTTAACCCGCCCCTCAGCCGTTTTCGGCATTGTCCTTCTTTTTCTGTACTATGTCGCCAATCCTCCGTTCATCGGCATGGATTACGGTGTTATAACCGAGGGAAGCTACCTGATCGTTGATAAAAACCTCGTGGAACTCATCGCTCTGATTGTGGTGGCGCTTTTTCCGACCGGGACATTCCTCGGGCTCGACCGGTATGTTGCATATCTGCGATTAAAACGCACCGGTGATTCGGTCGCTCAACCACTCCCCAAAGAGGCGTCGCAGCAGACGGGCGAAAACCATGATACCCCCCCTTCAATCGGCCGCCGCGAGCTTTTCAAAAGTCTCGCCACATTCCCGGTACTCGGGATATTCATCATTGCAGTGCTCAGGAAACTCGGATGGGAGAGCTACGAGGAGAAGCGCCTCAAGGAATTTCAGGCCGATGCGGTCTCTCGCGCGACAGCCAAGACCTTCAGCTTCACGAGCATGGAAAACCTCAAAGAGAAGGTTCCGCAGGCTCAAATCAAGAATCTCGGACTGAGCCGCGTCATCCTCGGCGGGAACCTGATCAACGGCTTCGTCCACGCCCGCGATCTCCTCTATGTCTCCAATCTCGTCAAGGCATACCACCACAAGGCGAAGATATTCGAAACGTTCATGCTTGCCGAGAAGTGCGGAATCAACGCCTTTCTCACAAATCCGATTCTGTCGGGTGTCATGGACGAATACTGGCGCCGTGGCATCGGCAAAATCAAATTCATACCCAATACCACATCGGACAACATCATCGAGGGAGCGAAGCGGTGTGTCGATTTCGGCGCGAGCGCGTGTTATGTGCACGGCGCAAGCGCTGACCAATACGCCCGCGAGGGGAATGTCGAGCCGGTCGGGAAGGCGATCGACCTCATCCGTCAGAATGGCATCCCCGCCGGTATCGGGGCGCATGACCTCTATACGGTCAAAAAATGCGTCGAACAGGGTGTTATACCGGATTTCTGGGTAAAAACGCTTCATCGGACAGATTACTGGTCGGCCCGGCTCGAAGGAGCGAAAGAGGGACTCGGAGACCATGACAATCTCTGGTGTACCGAACCGGAAGAGACCATCGAGTTCATGGGGACACTCAGCCAGCCATGGATTGCTTTCAAGGTTCTCGCTGCCGGCGCAATCGAGCCGAAAGAGGGATTCAAGTATGCGTTCGACGGCGGCGCCGACTTCATATGTGTGGGCATGTACGACTTTCAGATCGTGGACGATGTCAACATCGCCATGGAGGTGCTCGGCGGAAAGCTCGACCGTAAACGCCCGTGGTATGCATGA
- a CDS encoding ChbG/HpnK family deacetylase: MKETVFKAAAVLCVLCIAVWVIPQTAGAQDIRVIVRGDDMGMTQGSLAGFEKAFNEGVLTSGAIIVPGPWFEGAAELCRKNPGWCTGVHLALVGEWRGYRWRPVLPYDKVSSIVDEDGFLYTSPDVLWAHKPKIEEIDAELRAQVALAKKKGINVQYVDTHYMELNDYPGLENVIKTIAKENNVPISSELGEGSPGSVYTVPVAQKKDAAVKMLQELKPGLWLWVCHIGIESPEQDALIHTQPDHIFTNGGVGAHRAAELGVLTSIEVKSMILAKGIKLVSYTDLWKEQKKR, from the coding sequence ATGAAAGAGACAGTGTTTAAAGCTGCTGCTGTACTCTGCGTTTTATGTATTGCTGTTTGGGTAATTCCGCAAACGGCAGGTGCCCAGGATATCAGGGTCATCGTTCGCGGCGATGACATGGGCATGACCCAGGGATCACTTGCAGGCTTCGAGAAAGCTTTCAATGAGGGAGTCCTGACAAGCGGCGCAATCATCGTTCCGGGGCCGTGGTTTGAAGGCGCAGCCGAGCTGTGCAGGAAAAACCCGGGCTGGTGTACCGGCGTTCATCTCGCGCTGGTGGGTGAATGGCGCGGATACAGATGGCGCCCGGTGCTCCCGTATGACAAGGTATCCTCAATCGTTGACGAGGATGGATTTCTGTACACATCACCTGATGTGCTCTGGGCGCATAAGCCCAAAATCGAAGAGATAGATGCGGAACTGAGAGCACAAGTGGCTCTGGCAAAGAAAAAAGGTATTAATGTCCAGTATGTCGATACCCATTATATGGAATTGAACGACTATCCGGGCCTCGAAAATGTCATCAAAACCATCGCAAAAGAAAATAATGTACCCATATCGTCCGAGCTTGGTGAAGGAAGTCCCGGCAGTGTCTATACTGTCCCGGTAGCCCAGAAAAAAGATGCCGCAGTAAAAATGCTTCAGGAGCTCAAACCGGGATTATGGCTATGGGTTTGTCATATCGGAATAGAATCGCCGGAACAGGATGCCCTCATTCATACCCAGCCCGATCACATCTTTACCAATGGCGGGGTCGGCGCCCACCGTGCGGCTGAATTAGGGGTCCTCACCAGCATCGAGGTTAAATCGATGATTCTGGCCAAAGGCATCAAGCTGGTCAGTTATACCGATTTATGGAAAGAACAAAAGAAACGGTAG
- a CDS encoding sialate O-acetylesterase, which yields MFSGIAAENTKNTAGPNEKLYVFLLIGQSNMAGRAPIGDEDRAPIERCYLLNASDEWEIASNPLNRYSRYRKEMSMQKLNPGYTFAKKILRSDPSITVGLVVNARGGTSISQWSRGGLLYSEAVRRVKIAQKTGVLKGILWHQGEADCSDPLYLDKLKVLIGNFREDLGAPDLPFIAGQINGSWPVNDQIARLPREVPCTGFASSEGLNVLDDWHFDTPGMRIFGERYADAVLPFLGKKQQRTVK from the coding sequence ATGTTTTCAGGTATTGCCGCCGAAAATACTAAAAATACTGCGGGGCCGAATGAGAAATTGTATGTTTTCCTTCTTATCGGACAATCCAATATGGCCGGGAGAGCCCCGATCGGGGACGAAGACAGGGCGCCCATCGAGCGGTGCTATCTGCTCAATGCCTCGGACGAGTGGGAAATCGCATCGAATCCGCTCAACAGGTATTCACGGTACCGGAAAGAGATGAGCATGCAGAAACTCAATCCCGGTTATACCTTTGCAAAGAAAATTCTCCGCTCGGACCCGTCCATAACCGTGGGTCTCGTGGTCAACGCACGCGGTGGAACGAGCATCTCACAGTGGAGCAGAGGGGGACTTCTCTACTCTGAGGCGGTGAGACGGGTAAAAATCGCACAGAAGACCGGCGTGCTGAAGGGAATTCTCTGGCATCAGGGCGAAGCGGACTGTTCCGATCCACTGTACCTTGACAAGCTGAAGGTATTGATCGGTAATTTCAGAGAGGACCTCGGGGCGCCAGACCTTCCCTTTATCGCCGGGCAGATAAACGGATCATGGCCGGTGAACGATCAGATTGCCAGACTCCCCCGTGAGGTTCCCTGTACCGGGTTTGCCTCATCCGAAGGATTGAATGTGCTCGATGACTGGCATTTCGACACCCCGGGCATGAGGATTTTCGGCGAACGCTATGCCGACGCGGTTCTGCCTTTTCTCGGGAAAAAACAGCAGAGGACCGTGAAATAA
- a CDS encoding sodium:solute symporter, whose protein sequence is MKYLNTIDYTVILIYFSILLGLGLVLKKMASRSLEDYFLGGRKLPWWALGVSGMASYLDMTGTMIITSFLFMLGPRGLFIEFRGGAVLPLAFMLVWMGKWHRRSRCITGAEWMIFRFGEGFGGQFARLTAALAAILLTVGMLAYLVKGAGLFLSMFLPFSPLACSLIMIGVAALYTMASGFYGVVFIDLFQSMIILVAVVAISLMAFLKPYDVQSLAALAHSVTGSAEWTSSRLQWFTSMPRGYEAYRHLAMFAMFYFLRQIFGGMCAGDDPKYFGARSDRECGTLTFMWTSLMMFRWPMMMAFAVLGLFLVQNLFPDQGVLIQAADLIKNHLGAVDKSRWPDALAGIINAPGHYPALVAGLSNLLGDDWSSKLQLLSFEGTVNPERILPAVILYDIPMGFRGMILVALIAAAMTTFDSTVNRTTGFFIRDIYQRYMRPSAPNREMIVASWVFIVVLVAVGFALGYSTRSINDIWGWINMSFGAGLLIPSLMRFYWWRYNGGGFALGTVVGMVFAVAQRFMFPELDERLQFALVSVVSFAGAVAGTYLSRPTDRAILENFYHKTRPFGFWGPLRKKMSPDIRAGMEREHRYDIIALPFVLGWQITLFMLPMQLIIKSYGAFRVTFAVWAVCFAGMYLFWYRKLPEG, encoded by the coding sequence TTGAAATACCTGAACACAATCGATTATACGGTCATTCTGATCTATTTTTCGATACTTCTCGGTCTCGGTCTTGTGCTCAAAAAGATGGCGTCACGAAGCCTCGAAGATTACTTTCTCGGAGGCAGAAAGCTCCCCTGGTGGGCGCTCGGTGTCTCGGGAATGGCGTCGTATCTCGATATGACCGGCACCATGATCATTACATCGTTTCTGTTCATGCTCGGTCCCCGGGGACTGTTCATAGAGTTCCGGGGCGGCGCTGTCCTGCCGCTCGCTTTCATGCTCGTCTGGATGGGGAAATGGCACAGGCGGTCACGGTGTATAACCGGCGCCGAGTGGATGATATTCAGGTTCGGCGAGGGTTTCGGCGGTCAGTTTGCCCGTCTTACCGCGGCATTGGCAGCGATACTGCTCACTGTCGGCATGCTGGCATACCTCGTGAAAGGTGCAGGGCTTTTTCTGTCCATGTTCCTGCCTTTTTCTCCGCTCGCCTGCTCGCTCATCATGATAGGTGTCGCAGCGTTGTATACCATGGCTTCTGGTTTTTACGGCGTTGTGTTCATCGATCTTTTTCAATCAATGATCATTCTTGTTGCGGTTGTTGCGATTTCGCTCATGGCGTTCCTAAAACCATACGATGTTCAGAGCCTCGCCGCACTGGCCCATAGTGTAACCGGCAGCGCCGAATGGACGAGTTCACGGCTGCAATGGTTTACATCCATGCCGCGGGGTTACGAAGCCTACCGTCACCTTGCGATGTTCGCGATGTTTTACTTCCTCCGCCAGATATTCGGTGGCATGTGCGCGGGGGACGACCCCAAGTATTTCGGCGCCCGCAGCGACCGTGAATGCGGCACGCTGACCTTCATGTGGACATCCCTCATGATGTTCCGGTGGCCCATGATGATGGCGTTTGCGGTGCTCGGACTTTTTCTCGTGCAGAATCTGTTTCCCGACCAGGGGGTGCTGATTCAGGCCGCCGATCTCATCAAGAATCACCTCGGCGCAGTCGACAAGAGCCGCTGGCCCGATGCTCTTGCCGGAATCATCAATGCTCCCGGCCATTATCCGGCGCTCGTCGCCGGTCTCTCCAATCTGCTGGGGGATGACTGGTCATCGAAACTCCAGCTTCTGAGTTTCGAGGGAACCGTCAATCCCGAGCGCATTCTTCCGGCTGTCATTCTCTATGACATACCGATGGGTTTCCGCGGGATGATTCTTGTGGCGCTCATCGCTGCGGCTATGACCACATTCGATTCCACGGTCAACAGGACGACGGGTTTCTTCATCCGTGATATCTATCAGCGGTATATGAGACCTTCAGCCCCGAACAGGGAAATGATCGTTGCAAGCTGGGTTTTCATTGTCGTTCTCGTTGCGGTCGGGTTTGCCCTCGGATACTCGACAAGAAGCATCAACGATATTTGGGGATGGATCAACATGAGTTTCGGAGCCGGTCTCCTTATCCCCAGTCTCATGCGGTTTTACTGGTGGCGTTACAACGGCGGAGGTTTTGCCCTCGGCACCGTTGTCGGGATGGTTTTTGCCGTTGCACAGCGTTTCATGTTTCCCGAGCTCGACGAGCGTCTTCAGTTTGCGCTCGTAAGTGTTGTATCGTTCGCCGGCGCCGTTGCCGGAACCTATTTGAGCAGGCCGACCGACCGGGCGATACTCGAAAACTTTTACCATAAAACCCGGCCGTTCGGTTTCTGGGGGCCGCTCAGGAAAAAAATGTCCCCTGATATCCGCGCCGGTATGGAACGGGAGCACCGCTACGATATCATCGCGCTTCCGTTTGTTCTTGGCTGGCAGATCACGCTTTTCATGCTGCCAATGCAGCTCATAATTAAATCCTATGGGGCATTCCGGGTTACATTTGCTGTCTGGGCCGTATGCTTCGCAGGGATGTACCTGTTCTGGTACCGTAAGCTGCCGGAAGGATGA